A segment of the Flavobacteriales bacterium genome:
GTTAGGGATGTTTTTAATAACAACTCTGTCTGGTGTTAACAATACTGCACAGAGTATTTGTAGTGCTTCGTTTTTAGCACCTTGGGGGATTAGATCTCCTCTAAGTCTATTTCCTCCATTAATTTCAAAACTTGCCATTTAATGCTTATTTCTTTCGGCTGTACTTATAACGACCTTGGTTCTTTCCTTTATTCTTTCTTTGTGGGGGTCTGACATTCGGATTCACTAAAGAGCTAGTGTCCATTAAAACTAAATTTTTGCTAGGTTTTAATTTATCATCAGACAAAAGGCCCAATTGCTTGAATATCAACTCGTCATTGACAGTATTTCTATTCCACGTTACAAAGAACTTTTTCATTTGATTACAAATAGATGCAACCAACGCATCTTTTTCTTCACCATCCTCATACTTAATAGCAGCTGCTATAAGTGATTCAATGGCCCTTCCGTAATGTTTGTATTTGATGTTGTTTTTAGAATAAGCTAGACGCTCATATTTCTTAACATCTTTAGGATTTGGCTTTAGAAAAGGAGATTCAACTTCAAGTTTGTAATCAGCTATGATGTGTAGGTGGTCCCATAATTTATGTTTGTAGTCATCAGCATCTTTTAAATGTGGGTTCAGTTGTCCCATCTTATCTACAATCGCTGTTGCTAATTTTGCCCTTTCTTCATCATCTTTTATGCTGATGGCATGTTCTACCAATTTCTGGAAATGTCTTCCATACTCTGGTATAATTAATCTTGATCTTACTGAATTGTATTCCATTATAGTTTGTGCTAATTTATCCAATGTCTAGTATGCCTTGTATCGGCATTGAGGAAAAGTAAAAGTAGTTATATTTTTTATTCATACGTAATATTTTAATTAAGGATTCTCAGCTTGGCAAATTTTAAAAGTAGCTGCTTTTTACCCACGCCTTCGAACTCTACTGAAGCTTTTGTATTTGGGTATTCTCCTTCTAATTTAATTACAATGCCTCTTCCGAATCTTTCATGTTCTATTTTCATTCCTTGAGCTAGCCCACTTAAGTCACTTTCTTTAAAATCGGAATTAGTTTTTTGTGATTTGACAGCGCTTTGAACTTTGATCAATTTCTTATTCAAGGTTGCTTTATTACTTGGAAATTCTTTGATTTCCTTTTTCTGAAATCCGCTTGACTTTATGATGGTTTTTCGCTGAATATCATCATTTAATGGGCCTCTTCGATAAGATTTTGAAATATCTTTTTCAATATATCTCTCATCGATTTCTTCAATAAACCTACTCGGTTCACAGTTTATGAGGCTTCCCCATCTGTAACGTGTAGTGGCATATGAAAGATAGGCCTTTGTCATAGCTCTAGTAACGGCAACATAAAAAAGACGGCGCTCTTCTTCTAATTCAGCCCTTGAATTTATTGATAGTTGCGAGGGGAAT
Coding sequences within it:
- a CDS encoding DUF4290 domain-containing protein; translation: MEYNSVRSRLIIPEYGRHFQKLVEHAISIKDDEERAKLATAIVDKMGQLNPHLKDADDYKHKLWDHLHIIADYKLEVESPFLKPNPKDVKKYERLAYSKNNIKYKHYGRAIESLIAAAIKYEDGEEKDALVASICNQMKKFFVTWNRNTVNDELIFKQLGLLSDDKLKPSKNLVLMDTSSLVNPNVRPPQRKNKGKNQGRYKYSRKK